The genomic interval AGGATATGACAGGTGCAAGAAGAGAGGAGTCATTGATAAACACGGAACCCCCAACCTGGGGTCCGAGGGTGCGGAGGCCAAGGAATGTTTGGAGAAGGGACCAGGAAGAAAAGACTCATCTTTAGTCAGAAGTTTTCAAGATGGCGGACGTGTCCACAGCAAGGGCCAAAGACTTGGAAGACAGCACAGCCCAGTGCTGAAATTCCACAGAGGTGACCTGGGCAGGTGGTTGTTGAAAATTTCTAGAAGTCTCTCAGAAAACTACCACCAAGGtaggaaaagaaatttttttttgtcagttctAATTAGAAACGATTTTTGATGGATCAAAACTTGGCAGATAAGGAAAGGAGGCTGGGCTGGAAGTCAGGCCTTGACTCTGTTTATGTCTTGTGGTGTGGCTTTTGACtaattacttaacttctctcCACTTGTATCATATGTTCTTCGAAATAACAGGATGACACTAGGGGATCAGCTGTGATTGAAAGTTGAGTTGtgaggatggatgggtggatttCCTTGGAAAGAGTTCAGTGCTTATAGGGAGAGACATTAGGAGAAAGGGGCCAACTTGACACCCACTTGCTAGCCACAGAAGCAGGGTATAGGAGGAAGAGCAATTTTTGCTTACAGAAACCCCAGGGTTTATGAGTAAATCACTGGGAGGTGGAATGGATGTGGACTGAGAAGGAGATTATAGTTCCAGGTGAGATGAAGGAGCCAGCTAAATTGTCACtggggtgggaggtggtgagCGAGCAATGTTTGCCAGTGGAAAATATGAGCTTTATCTAGTTAAATTTCCAAGGATATGATTCATAGGAAGAAGAAGATCTCAGCTGAACACAAGAACAGAAAGTAGGATAAGTGAATGCTCTCAGAGGTTGCATTAATAGAAGTAAAGAATCCAGCCTGAGAGAGGTGATGCTAATGTTACCATCATGCCTCGTGCTCAGTTGAGGTTGGCTTGCTCTAAGAAGAACATGGATGAGGGGGTGTAATGAAAGAGGGATTGGGTTCCAGTTAGCCTTGGGAAGAGAAGATTTTAAGGAATGGTGAGAGCTGCctctgaagagagagagagcacctgAAGGAGAGCTTCTCcctgctttttctacttctattgtAGATAGAGTCGTTTCCGGAGGGTGCTTTGGATTTCAGGATTCACTTTCCTCGCTGTTCCTTCCTGAACCAGTTCTGCTTTTGCCATGCGCCTGGTCACCTGCAACAACAGGTGTGGTCAGCTTGGGGGACTGGGTCCCTAGGGGAACCGATGCAATGGGCTTACGGGGAGGTTAGGGAACAGGGCAGATGGGTCTCCACGTCCCAAGATGGCAGACCTCCATTGTCTCCTCCTATGCCATAGTTTCTATGGAATCATTACATGGATGGGTATAGCTATgtctctatatctatatctacattcTGATCTGCAACAAAACACATCACCATGAGAAGGGAAAACTTTGTCCAAACATTGGTTAAATAAGAATGGTTTGTTTACAAATGTTTATCTGTATTTCACATACTGTGGGCTTTGGGAGTTCCTGCACTGGGGAAATTTGTTGCTGGAAGACAGACATCCTAGCTTCTGTGTTGGGTTTGGAGatggagaaaagggagaaagaccAGGGGGAAGCTCAGCGACCTCCACTTACACTCTGCTCAGCCTGAGTGGGGGTTCCAGATAATCTTGTTCCAACTTACCTCTGTCAGAAGTTGCAGGATGGGTCCTTTCCTGTTGCAGAACACAtctgttagggtttggatgaAGGTAGAGCCATCCTCGTCATGTCTGTAGGCGAGGTACCCTGGGGAATTTAAGAGAGGAGGGCTTGGGGAAGCTCTGGGGGTGGGAGTGCGGGGGACCCTGGAATAGGcgggccctgggggaggggctcagggatcagggccagggggaggagCAGAGGCCACTCTGGGCAGCTGGGAGTGCATACCCTCCACTGTGGAGTAGACATGGAGGATATCCGTGTAAGTTGGGATGGTTTGAGGCTCATCCTTGGTGACCATCACCATGTCATCGCCACCTATTGTTTCACCGAGGTCTCTGTGTTCTGAAAACACCAGGAGAAGGAGTCAAGGTTAGAGAGGCAGATGCAAAGGGGTAAGTCAGGACAGTTCAGCACATGCCAGGCTTAGCTAGGGCTCTGGACCTGGTATGGGGCCGCACTACAAACATGGACACTGGGTTCTCGACCTGTCCTTACCTCCTCGACAGGCCTGCACGATGTAAACCTTAGGCTTGCCTCTTAAGGCCCGGCAGTTCTTGTTGTTCAAGGTCTCAAAGAGGTCGTCCAGCTTGACCATCTCCCCATCTTCTCCCTTGAGGAGGCCTTCTTCTCCATGCGCCATGAGCACCACAAAGGCACAGCTGACGGGTTCTTTCCAGTTATCTATGACATCCTGGAAATTTTTCAATTCTTCCTGGAATTGCTGGAGGGACAGAAATGGACGGGTTCAGATAGGCCCCCAGAGCTCACCCACCTGGTCCACCCCGCTTCTCTCTTGGCCTGGAGTTGGCAGCCCAGTACCTGGGCAGTGGGATCTCTCTTCGTGGTATTCTCAAATCTCAGCTGCTTGAACATGTGTTCCAGGGCACTTATGTCTACTTCCGAACCTTCCCGGGCTTTGGTGACACACAGTGTCAGGGCCAGACGGGCGCCTGACATGTCATATGCCTCCTGGTCCAAGAGATGACAAAAATCAAGGGCAAAGAGGTCAAGGAGAAGCAGGAGATGTATTCAAAAGAGTTAGGGTGGCCAGGAAAAATAGACGGTGCCTAGtgacaaatcaaataaaaaaaacaaataagattttAGTATATCTCAAATACTGCTTGAGATAGAATTATACTCCAGTGTTTTTTGGTTGTTGACATGAAGTTCAGATTCAGCCAGACATCTCTTATTTTTATCTCCCAAATCTGTCAGTCCAACTGGGTTCTGGCTCTGCCTTAACAAGACTCCTTGGATAAGTCACTGCTCTTCTCTGAACCTTGGTTTCCCGATGCAGATAAGTGTGTGTGTAGAATTTTTAAGGTCCCATCCAGTTGTCACATTAGTGGCTTTATCTCTGTCCCCATCCTTCACAAGAGTGTGGTGAGCATTCCTTCATGACTTCCTCAGTGTAGAGGTCTGGGAATTTCTGAAGCTCATTCTGAGATTCTACCTGATTCTGTGTGAGGAAGACTATTGGGGTCTTTTAAGAAGAGAAGCAGGACACTGAGGACCATAGTGATAAGAATGTGATCTTTGGAGACAGCAATACCTAcgtttcttccctctccctccaatTTGGGTTCCATCCCAGAGTCCTTTTGTTGTCATCTGGAAGATCACAAAGAACCTTCTAGCTCTGAGCCCaagtcataattattttttcattcttgtgCTCTTCAGGAAACAATGagttcctctcttccctccctgtcGCCCTGTTGAATCCATCTCACCTCCTCCAAAGGCCGAGGATCGATCATTTCCTCTTCCATCTGTGTTCAACTCTCGTCACCCTTGCTGATCCTGGGGTCAAGAGAAGGTAGGTTAAAGGTCTCCAAAGGAAGACAGTAGGAATCAGGGGGCAGATTGGTTTGTCTATCTGGATTTTTGAGAATGAATAGGACCCCAGTGCTGAAGACTCAGTACCTGGTCAGACCTAGACAAGAGATGACAGACCATGGTGTATTTCCTCTATAGAGGGACAGTCTGGTGGAGTCTTTTATCCATGGAGTCCTTGGAAAACCTGTAAGCCCACCCCAAATGCCATCCCTCTGGACCTTCCCTGTCTGTCTTTCAGGATACTTATCCCGTGATGGGCTAGACTTCTCCTTGGCAGGTCCTGGATGGAGGAGCATATTCTCCTCTTTTCTATTCGGTAGATATCTGACTGGGGAGGCATCAATCACTAGGTGCTTCACGGTTGggtttaaaataagaatttaatcaAGGTGAGGAATACTATTTTGAAACTGTCTTGGTGGGTCTCTAATCTGAAGAGGTCAGTATATCTCCTTCTCTCTATTTTGAGATTGAACATCTGTCAATGTCTCCATTTTCCTCTCTGTTTTTCTCACTGGCTGAAAGGAAAGACTTGTGTCATACTCTTGGGTGACCCATTGCCTTGACTTTGTTTATACTTCTTCCTCAGCCTGGACAACTTCTTTACCTGTCACGACCCTTTCCCCGTGATTTGGACAGCATCATGTCTGACATGCCTTCCTTATCCATTCATGCACCCATCCTTTTATTTATCTCTCCATGCCTTCATCCAACTTGTCTACCCATGCATCTTTCCATTTACtcttccatccacccacccatctgctCACCCTTCCAGTCATCAATTCACCTACCTGCCACCCATTACCcactaaccatccatccatccacccacccatccacccatctgtccagccagccagccactTCTCCAGCAATGCACTCATTCATCTACCCAGCACATATTTCTTGGGTATCTGCTGTATGTTAAGCACTGGGAACACACTATACATGACAGACATTCTTCTTGCCCTTCTGTAGCTTTAATCTGTGACAGAAATGAACATtaaatctctctttttctctacacatacacacacacacacacagagcaggtGCTGTGAGAAAAAGGAGGTGAATGTTGTGAAGGAGGAAGCAGAAGGAGTACAGCTCTAGAACCAGATAAACCAGACCCAGGAGCTTGGTCTCTCCCAGCTGCGAGACCTTAACCATCTCGCTCTCTTCTCTGAGACTCACTTTTCCCACTTGAAAAGGAAGGACTTGGGAAGAGTGCTAGGTGCTTGGCAGCAGTGGCCAAATAAAGCAGGTTTCATGACCTCTATTAACTTTTTGTACATGGCCGCTCCCCTCTCTAGATTCCCACAGTTCtgcctatttttactttttttaaacatctgttCAATATCACTTTAATCATCTCTTTATGGTCACGCATATATAGATTGCAGAGGCATTTAcaggtagaaaaataattttacaagtgTATGATCACACATTTTATAcgcaatattaaataatattaatttgtcTTTAATAGGACAAAGAGTGACATGAACATAAAAGAGCAGTATTTTCAATTCTTAACCTCATGGATGAATCAGTCAGTCAGTTTCCAGATTGAAAGCCTGACATCTTTATTTCTGTCTCCACCAGCTGTGTGGTACAGAGGTGGTGTCAGGGAGAACAGCtaataaacaaaagaacaacGGAAAGCAAGCCTGGCTAGATGGATGGGTGGCAGTCTCTCCAGTTCTGCTGGCACCGAGAGGGGGACCGTGTGCGAGAGACGGAGGAGCTGGTAGCTGCCAGTCACTTACCAGCTGCAGAAGTAGTTGCTCCTTAAGCCAGGCTCAGTCTTGTCACTCTCCTAGCTGCTGGCACCAAGAAGGAGTCAGGCCCACTGCCAGTCTTGGAGAGGGGGCTGACCGGTGTGGGGCCTTCCTGGGTTTCTCCCGAGAGGCCTGTGATTCGTGCAGCACAATCATCTGGCCCTTTATTGCCAGCGAATTTTCCGTCAGTCGGGAAACCTCATGACTAGGGGACACGCCCTTGGCACAGCCTTGGTGTGGAAATAGAGTCAGACGCCCGTGGATGAATGATCGCAGGGCTTAGCTGACACCCCCTGGCTAAGGTGGCTGAGATGGAGCATCTAAATTAGCCAGTGGTTTTTGGGCCAGCCCAGCCACAAGACCCTCCACCCGACCACAGGTTTAGCTCATCTTGTTACCATCCAGCATTTCCACCAAGACAACCCATCCATTCCACCGTGAACTGGGAAGCCAGCACTGACTGTACTTGTTTATTATCTCATCACTCCTCAGGAGCATTGTTGATTGGCATTGCTGCTCCATTTTGCAGGTGGGGAACCTGAAGCTCATGGTGGTGAAATCCAATGACTGTTCCACATCGCCTAACCAGTTGACGGGCACGGTTGGCGTTCATATCCAGGAGGGTCCTGTCCAGCTGCCTTAGCTGATACCTCAGCCCCTGTCTCCTCTGCTTTGTGGCCTCCCTCCCCTGTTCTTTCTcgccattttattttatgtcaataGCTTcaatgagatataattcacacactTTACAGATCACCTACTGAAAGTGTCCATTCCAATGGCTTTAGTAGATTTACAGAGTGGTGCAGGGTGTCCTCACCACAGTTTGTTTTAGGACATTCTCATCacctcaaaacaaaaaccctgtacTCTTTTAGCTATGGGCTCCACTTCCTTCATACATCCCAGTCCCAGGCAActgctaatctactttctgcctcTATGGATGTCCCTGTTCTGGATGTTTCCTAGGAATGACATAACAGTGTATGTAATCTGTAATCATTATTCTatgtgtttggctttttttttcatagcacaATATCTGCAGGGTTCTGCAGTATAGCAgatatcagtacttcatttccttttttatggctgaatactaTTCGGTCACATGGGTATACTTCATTTTGTTTACCCATGCATTTGTTCTTGGCATGTGGGTTGTTTCTCTCTTTTGGGCATTTGAATGATGGTGTTATACATATACAACTTTTTATGTGAACTCATGAACAACTTTTTATTCCATTCCTAGGGGTGGAATAGTCAAACAAGACAGCACAACTGGACCATTTTTTGTCCCTCCAATTCTTTCATTTGCTTTGAGGTTACCCAGGAACAAATGTAAGGAATCCACCTTCAGTTCCCATGTCTGCCTTGACTTACACATATTTAACTGTTAGTTTATATGTGGGCTCATCTACAGTATTGTTGTGTTACCGTTTTACGCACCTAATTTTATGCCTGCGTCATCTTCCCATGGCAGCACTTATGAATCAATACCCCTTCCATAAGTTggtgttcttttaaaaacttttcacgGGAGAAAAACCTACATGTGTAAAAGTATACGAATGCTGATGAAGTTTCACAACTCAATACATCCATGCAGCCAGCACCTGCCCAAGGGAAACAAAGTGACCAGCCCTGTGTCCCTGAATTTCTTCTTCCGTTTCCTTTTGGCAACTACCTTGCTGCTGCCACCTCCAAAAATCATCCTAATCAAGGATGCTATGGACCATTTCTTCCTGCTTTTGGTAtatcatacaaatggaatcagatagtatattctttttttttaaagagagagtgagagaggagagagtgagagagagagagagagagagagagagagagagagagaatttttaatatttattttttagttctcggcagacacaacatctttgttggtatgtggtgctgaggatcgaacccgggccgcacacatgccaggcgagcgcgctaccgcttgagccacatccccagccctacctacCTACTTACTTACCTACCTACCTGTCTATCTAATCTATcatttatccatctatccattcattacCCATCTATCTATTGTTTGATAGAGATCCATCTGTCATCTATCATTCCATCTGTCTGTATGACTATCTCTCTATCTGCAATATGACATATCATATCTATCTACCATGAGCTActtcatgttttataaaattcacaTTATCTCATAGACTGAATGTATAGTAATTTGTTTAGTCATTTCTCTGCTAATGGACATTTCAGGTGTTTCCAGTTTTTCTCCATGACAAGTAACACTGCCACTGAATTTAAATTCTCctttactgaatttattcaaCAATATTTATCAAACGTTGTGTCAGATGTTGAGCCAACGTTGGCAAATAAAATGGACACACTTTCATCTTTGTGGAGATTACAATCTCATGTtatcctctccttcccttccttctccttttccattttccctGTCACCAACAGCACTCACAGATCTTGCAAAGTACCTCACTGTCCCTAACAAGTATTAATTACAGACTGTACCCCTTCCATAATTTTTCTGTGCAGGAGGAGACACGGGGCACTGTTGGGCTGTGTAAGGGAAACACAGAGCTTCTTGTCACAACACGCGCTCTGAATCTCCTTATAATCACCCAGGTAGGGTCTGACTACCTACCTGGGGATAGAGCAACAGGCCTGGGAAGGTGTGGAATCATCTTCAGCGTTTGGGAGACATGACATCACTTAATTCTGCAATGGTGCGAAAAGTACACATTTTTCATTGGAAGAGAAGTGAAAACAGAGAAACTCTGAAATACATTGTACTCAATTCCACCCTTACCTGGGGTCAAACATTTTAGCCAACCTGGGTTTCTGCCACCAtgttgctctttgaaacttcatttttcaaaatatgtttatagGATCTGGTCATCTGAGAAGATCAGATTTTGGAATAAGAAATTTGAAATGGGAGGTGTATGCCATGGTGCTAGAAAATGTCCAGCACCCGgattgtctcaaaatgaaacaaaacaaaacagaatgcaacaacgaaaaacaaaaaaccctcaaacaataaaaagcaaaaaatatgtttatttatagtGTTTGCTAATTTCTATGGTGTTAGTGCTCCCACAAGCGGCTCATTTCAAGTTTCGAATATGGCGTCATTGAACATGGATTTGGGAAGTCCCAGACTGAAAGGGGTATCTATCTTCTCAGGCGTTGTAGGGAGGCAGGTGGGTCCAGAGAGCCTGGTCCCTGGGTGAGGGACATAGCTGAGCTTTTCACTCAGAGCCAGGCACACAATAAGTGCTAAGGAAGGAAAAGCTGGGGGTATGAGTGTGCTGGGGTGTCTGGTTATTTCCTCCAATGGAGGATGGCAGAAATGGCTTCTCATCACTTCCACTTTAGCCCACCAATTAGAGTTGAGGAAGCCCTGAGATACATGTTTACACAACGTCAGAGTTTGAAAGAACCTATGTGTGACCATGGGCTAAAAAACAGTTCATTAATCTACtagtttaatgaattaattagtcAGAATTATCGGACATTTGGCTAGCCAGAGAAAGACAGCTTGGTATAGAGACTCCGAGGAGGGAGATGCCTTGGGGCCACAGGGTCATGTGCTGGCTTTCCAGGGGAGATGCATTTCAGTTGAGATCAGAGGAATGAGTACGTGTGTTCCAGGTGGGCATATGGGGGGCAGCTCATGCAGGGGGATCCCAGCATGGGCGAGAGCAGAGGTGGAGGAGAGATCTTGGAAGCTTCAAGGCTCCATGCCTGCCACCTTGAGGCCCTAGGATGAAGTGTGAGGGACAGTGGTGAAGAGAGGTGGGTTGATGGTGAGAGATGAATCTAGATGGAGAGAAGTGGGTCCGGATGGTGAGGGGTGAGTTCAGGAAGGAGTGGGATCACGAGGGGGCCTGGGGCCACTCCAGGGAGTCTGGGTTTGGCTGGGCTGTAGGGTGACCAACTATCCTGGTTTTCTCAGGACTGAGGGGTTTCTGGCATGTGGGGCTTTCAGTGCTAAAAAGCCAGAGGAGTCCCTGGCAAAGTGAAATGAATTTGTCACCTAATTCACAGGCAATGAGATGGCGCTGAGGAAATCTCATCAGGAGGGTGACACAATATATCTCTTGGATCACAGGTCAAATGAGGCTTCTGGAGGGAGCTGTCTCTCAACCTGCCCTGGAGCAGGTTGGATGCCAAGTCCACAGCTTCCGGCACTCCTCCGAGGCAGTCATGCTGCTCTTAGAATGCTGCTTTGGGGTCTTTCCTCCCTAAAGACAGGTGGCTGATGACAGCATGAGCCTCACATGTCAGATTTGCTTAGTTCCCAGCAGAACACGATGCAACATTCAATAAATGTCCACAGATGATGAAGGTCTGGGGTTGTTGGAATTGACACTTCTGTTCcttaaaactacaaaactcttcAAGAATGTAGCATGGaactttgtgcattttttttgaCCAACATTTCCCtatcccctccccagcccccatctctgGGAaaattctactctcaacttctaagAGTTTGACCTTTCCAGATTTCACATGTAGGAGAGAACCCGTGgggtttgtctttctgtgcctagcttaTATGTCCTCCAAATTCATCTCTGTTGTCTTAAAATGACACgaattccttctttttaaaggccaagtagtattcctttgtgtgtgtatatttatttatatatttctaccctgtgtttatctctgtgtctctgtatCTTTCAACCTAtactacattttccttatccaccCATCTATTGATGCACACTTAGGTTGTTCCCATGCCTTGGCTGTTGGGAATTTGCCGCAGTGAACTGaatatttatgtgcatttttatttcctttggagatatacccagtagtgggatgaTTGGAGCacatggtagttccatttttaattttttgaggaccctccatactattttccaaaatggctatGGTCATTTGCACTCAATTTCAATTAGACAAGAGGAATGAGTTTGTGAGGACTTTTGCACAGCAGGTGACTATaggtaataataatgtattgtatatttcaaaattctaacagtaaatatttaatatatttaattttaaatattaaaaagataagcGAGATGATGGATTTTAACCTAcctgatctaatcatttcatatcacatacatatatcaaaacattatattatatcccacaaatacacaaaattgtgtgtcaaataaaaataacattaataaaaaatttagaaaggagTGTGTTATGAAAATGGTAAACACAGGCGCGGCTGGGGAATGAtggctgaggaagaggaagaagctaAGCACATCTTGCAGAAATTACAGGAACTGGTGGATCAGCTCTATTCATTTCGAGATAGCTATTTTGAGACACATAGTGTTGAGGATGCTGGGCGGAAGCAACAGGATGTAcgggaggagatggagaagaccCTGCAGCAGATGGAGGAATTGGGTTCTGTCCAGGGCAAGGCACAGGCTCTGATGCTAACAGGGAAGGCACTGAATGTGACTCCTGACTATAGCCCTAAGGCTGAGGAGCTTCTGTCAAAGGCTGTGAAGCTGGAACCTGAGCTGGTGGAAGCCTGGAACCAGCTGGGTGAGGTCTACTGGAAGAAAGGGGATGTTGCAGCTGCCCACACCTGCTTCTCAGGAGCCCTCACCCATTGCAAGAACAAAGTCTCCCTGCAAAACCTGTCAATGGTGCTTCGCCAGTTGCGGACTGACACAGGAGATGAACATTCTAACCATGTCATGGACAGTGTTCGGCAAGCTAAGTTGGCTGTGCAGATGGATGTCCTTGATGGCCGCTCCTGGTATATTCTGGGGAATGCATACCTTTCTTTATACTTCAATACTGGCCAGAACCCTAAGATCTCCCAACAAGCCCTCAGTGCCTATGC from Urocitellus parryii isolate mUroPar1 chromosome 3, mUroPar1.hap1, whole genome shotgun sequence carries:
- the Casp14 gene encoding caspase-14 codes for the protein MEEEMIDPRPLEEEAYDMSGARLALTLCVTKAREGSEVDISALEHMFKQLRFENTTKRDPTAQQFQEELKNFQDVIDNWKEPVSCAFVVLMAHGEEGLLKGEDGEMVKLDDLFETLNNKNCRALRGKPKVYIVQACRGEHRDLGETIGGDDMVMVTKDEPQTIPTYTDILHVYSTVEGYLAYRHDEDGSTFIQTLTDVFCNRKGPILQLLTEVTRRMAKAELVQEGTARKVNPEIQSTLRKRLYLQ